A window of Spiroplasma syrphidicola EA-1 contains these coding sequences:
- the typA gene encoding translational GTPase TypA, with the protein MEHKKIINIAVIAHVDAGKSTLVDALLQQSGVFHENAQIVDLIMDSDALEKERGITIYAKNCAINYKDYKINIVDTPGHADFSSEIERIIKTVDTVILLVDSSEGPMPQTRFVLQKSLELGLRPILLINKIDKKDQRAAEVVNEALELFMNLGATDEQLDFPVLYGIAKQGIVQKELTDQGENLIPLFETIINHVTPYPDLTSEPLRMQVSSLAFDEYIGRLGIGRLFAGTISEGQEVTIAKNDGQLAKGKITGVFVYEGLKRIKKQTAVAGDIVIIAGISDISIGDTICDKNNVVAMEPITIEEPTLAMNFLVNKSPFAGKEGKFVTTRNIKERLEKELEVNVGLRVQPLSDSSVDGFRVSGRGELHLSILLENLRREGFELAVSKPEVLLRRDDVNVLLEPMEEVIITVPDEYSGTVIGKLNLRKGTMLNMDMVGTHTKITYSIPTRGLIGYQREFINATHGEGILVRKFSGYEQYKGEIPSRGNGVLIANELGTTAAYALGALEERGSLFVTPGTKVYEGMIVGIHSRSNDLVVNPCKNKKLTNTRSAGNDDAIRLSPPIIMNLEESLEFIENDELVEITPLNIRLRKKWLNASERKQYEKQEQTPVE; encoded by the coding sequence ATGGAACATAAAAAAATTATTAATATTGCCGTGATTGCCCATGTTGATGCTGGTAAATCAACGTTAGTTGATGCTTTATTGCAACAAAGTGGTGTTTTTCATGAGAATGCCCAAATTGTGGACCTGATAATGGATAGTGATGCCTTAGAAAAAGAGCGGGGAATTACAATTTATGCAAAAAATTGTGCGATTAACTATAAGGATTATAAAATCAATATTGTTGATACCCCTGGCCATGCTGATTTTTCATCAGAAATTGAACGTATTATTAAAACCGTTGATACAGTAATCTTATTAGTCGATTCAAGTGAAGGGCCAATGCCCCAAACACGTTTTGTATTGCAAAAATCATTAGAATTAGGGTTACGTCCAATTTTATTAATTAATAAAATTGATAAAAAAGATCAACGAGCAGCGGAAGTTGTTAATGAAGCTTTAGAATTATTTATGAATTTAGGAGCAACTGATGAACAATTAGACTTTCCAGTTTTATATGGAATTGCTAAACAAGGAATTGTGCAAAAAGAATTAACTGATCAAGGAGAAAATTTAATTCCGTTATTTGAAACAATTATTAATCATGTCACACCATATCCGGATTTAACTAGTGAACCATTAAGAATGCAAGTTAGTTCTTTAGCTTTTGATGAATATATTGGGCGCTTAGGAATTGGGCGTTTATTTGCTGGAACAATTAGTGAAGGGCAAGAAGTGACAATTGCTAAAAATGATGGTCAATTAGCAAAAGGAAAAATTACTGGTGTTTTTGTCTATGAAGGATTAAAACGAATTAAAAAACAAACAGCGGTTGCTGGGGATATTGTTATTATTGCTGGAATTAGTGATATTTCAATTGGAGATACAATTTGTGATAAAAATAATGTTGTTGCAATGGAACCAATTACAATTGAAGAACCAACTTTAGCAATGAACTTTTTAGTTAACAAATCACCATTTGCTGGAAAAGAAGGAAAATTTGTTACAACTCGTAATATTAAAGAACGATTAGAAAAAGAATTAGAAGTTAATGTCGGATTACGTGTCCAACCATTAAGTGATTCAAGTGTTGATGGATTCCGTGTTTCAGGACGGGGAGAATTACACTTATCGATTTTATTAGAAAATCTACGCCGCGAAGGGTTTGAACTAGCGGTTTCAAAACCAGAAGTTCTTCTACGCCGTGATGATGTTAATGTCTTATTAGAACCAATGGAAGAAGTGATTATTACTGTTCCGGATGAGTATTCAGGAACAGTAATTGGAAAATTAAATTTACGTAAAGGAACAATGTTAAATATGGATATGGTCGGAACTCATACTAAGATTACATATAGTATTCCAACGCGTGGTTTAATTGGTTATCAACGTGAATTTATTAATGCAACTCATGGAGAAGGAATCTTAGTTCGTAAATTTAGTGGTTATGAACAATATAAAGGTGAAATCCCTAGTCGTGGTAATGGGGTCTTAATTGCAAATGAATTAGGAACAACAGCCGCCTATGCTTTAGGGGCGTTAGAAGAACGCGGAAGTTTATTTGTCACTCCAGGAACAAAAGTCTATGAAGGAATGATTGTCGGAATTCATAGTCGTAGTAATGATTTAGTTGTTAACCCATGTAAAAATAAAAAGTTAACAAATACGCGATCAGCTGGAAATGATGATGCCATTCGCTTATCACCACCAATCATTATGAATTTAGAAGAATCATTAGAATTTATTGAAAATGATGAATTAGTTGAAATTACACCATTAAATATTCGTTTACGTAAGAAATGATTAAATGCTAGTGAACGAAAACAATATGAAAAACAAGAACAAACACCAGTAGAATAA
- a CDS encoding ABC transporter permease, whose protein sequence is MNFINKLIKNSLQYISKKLLNYLSIFFLLILSVGVFAGMFNYNAQLDVLYTNAVNNSIRYDTHVNLNKMDLNSRSYNALASDWIGFANFDQKTMISDWIEFIEKTNNNTQVCLDSQKGITDQLQTFISQHNLSFKPGKSLSQFVEEFKGVNCNYLIYSLKNILTTSLDSQTKKPLNWELMVDNSADLTINETTYHLINAFHHNINQLWSNNNLNRVDISNNIKTATSISDGEIFVNSYFMSKNGLKNNDLLNLGVKDGKPNQFEIVGNGYRYSDLMLEAFRTINGNYNGSSSTNFALVYMTDNGYKNIFEYNPALTNNYQAYIRFNNNDNFNNSFKELNTLITNYFSTTWNQTITKYDDFGEPGQQEILILIDYIIFAVVCFAASLVILTIMYFFIKRDIAAQHQTLGILKSLGYSTWQLALSIIVPIVLTIILGSILGYIFAFGFASYFIILYKPFALLPFSDFYNNWIIFAVFLVTIPLIFIMILMLITINLLNKNPLTLINNQKQFNSLKIGKKFRTIRKKPVLYLPFGVKIATSFAQKSITKWITTLLTFLFGTLVLFFEFNAIDLFNKYVASVRTPYTQKTTQVIDIPFQFSYQLANDKLAINPDPTTFNYNWIPESEIFPADIDENSFNCSWEWANKYMPITFTDQNDEVGKNKPGNEIIRIISQPMMNKCLNGDYLKQVINSKSFDELLSTVQSATTPELFVKIKFYLQNAKLQPSIPNLSFGKFIYDSNDELPLFSTSIEPLQLEDNTKIRQASVIGLDQETNFADYYNFDDNTSYVNNLFKPLSNSTAIPIVVSKKIWYSNEIPITHPFEWKVKTSPKDYQTTLLQVVGYTNNDTTTNNIYMDSKTLRSLLGIDRIPDQVDKKVFGQNRLISKRKEGFQPEHYLTIYSKNGLKPENYIYFTPTSAKDQNEAVIYATAILNNANSLMPLDLLQTSLENVFKNATLLIQITAIFTFIIVAFILMVLVNIVVEENKGIMATLKAMGYSNFKIMNYVLSWYIIAFVIGLGLPFLISFYAWQLLTSFIFSLTGLLFELVFSWQSIVIVILALFVLTSAITMIVLIRLRRERLIDLTK, encoded by the coding sequence GGATTTAAATAGTCGTAGTTATAATGCTTTAGCAAGTGATTGAATTGGTTTTGCTAACTTTGATCAAAAAACGATGATTTCAGATTGAATTGAATTTATTGAAAAAACAAATAATAATACCCAAGTTTGTCTTGATTCACAAAAAGGGATTACTGATCAATTACAAACTTTTATTAGTCAACATAATTTAAGTTTTAAACCTGGAAAATCATTATCCCAGTTTGTTGAAGAATTTAAAGGAGTAAATTGTAACTATTTAATTTATAGTCTAAAAAATATTTTAACAACTAGCTTAGATTCCCAAACAAAAAAACCATTAAATTGAGAACTGATGGTTGATAATAGTGCCGATTTAACAATTAATGAGACAACTTATCATCTAATTAATGCTTTTCACCATAACATAAATCAATTGTGAAGCAATAATAACTTAAACCGTGTTGATATTAGTAACAATATTAAAACAGCGACTAGTATTAGTGATGGTGAAATTTTTGTTAATAGTTATTTTATGAGTAAAAATGGCTTAAAAAATAATGATTTGCTTAATTTAGGGGTGAAAGATGGTAAACCAAATCAATTTGAAATTGTTGGAAATGGTTATCGTTATAGTGATTTAATGTTAGAAGCGTTTCGGACAATTAATGGTAATTACAATGGTTCATCTTCAACTAATTTTGCTTTGGTTTATATGACCGATAATGGCTATAAAAATATTTTTGAATATAATCCGGCTTTAACAAATAATTATCAAGCTTATATCCGCTTTAACAATAATGATAATTTTAATAATAGTTTTAAAGAGTTAAATACTTTAATAACTAACTATTTTTCAACAACTTGAAATCAAACAATTACTAAGTATGATGATTTTGGGGAACCTGGTCAACAAGAAATTTTAATTTTGATTGATTATATTATTTTTGCCGTAGTTTGTTTTGCCGCCAGCTTGGTTATTTTAACGATTATGTACTTTTTTATTAAACGTGATATTGCCGCTCAACATCAAACATTAGGGATTTTAAAATCACTTGGTTATAGTACTTGGCAATTAGCCTTAAGTATTATTGTTCCAATTGTTTTAACAATTATTTTAGGTTCAATTTTAGGTTATATTTTTGCCTTTGGGTTTGCTAGTTACTTTATTATTTTATACAAACCATTTGCATTATTACCATTTAGTGATTTTTATAACAATTGAATTATTTTTGCTGTTTTTCTGGTCACTATTCCATTAATTTTTATAATGATTTTAATGCTAATTACGATTAATTTATTGAATAAAAATCCGTTAACATTAATTAATAATCAAAAACAATTTAATAGTCTTAAAATTGGGAAAAAATTTAGAACAATTCGTAAAAAACCCGTCCTTTATTTACCATTTGGTGTCAAAATTGCCACTTCTTTTGCCCAAAAATCAATTACAAAATGGATTACAACTTTGTTAACTTTCCTTTTTGGAACTTTAGTGTTGTTTTTTGAGTTTAATGCTATTGATTTATTTAATAAATATGTTGCTAGTGTTCGAACACCGTATACCCAAAAAACAACCCAAGTAATTGATATTCCTTTTCAGTTTTCATATCAACTGGCAAATGATAAATTAGCAATAAACCCTGACCCAACTACTTTTAATTACAATTGAATTCCAGAGTCAGAAATCTTTCCAGCAGATATTGATGAAAATAGTTTTAATTGTTCGTGAGAATGAGCAAATAAATATATGCCAATTACTTTTACGGATCAAAACGACGAAGTTGGTAAAAATAAACCAGGAAACGAAATAATTAGAATTATCTCTCAACCAATGATGAATAAGTGTCTTAATGGTGATTATTTAAAACAAGTAATTAATAGTAAATCTTTTGATGAATTATTAAGCACAGTTCAATCTGCAACGACACCAGAATTATTTGTCAAAATCAAATTTTATTTACAAAATGCTAAATTACAGCCATCAATCCCAAATTTAAGTTTTGGAAAATTTATTTATGATTCAAATGATGAATTACCATTGTTTTCAACCTCAATTGAACCTTTACAATTAGAAGATAATACTAAAATCCGCCAAGCGAGTGTTATTGGTTTAGACCAAGAAACTAATTTTGCTGATTATTATAATTTTGATGATAATACTAGCTATGTTAATAATCTTTTTAAACCACTATCAAATTCAACTGCTATTCCAATTGTTGTTTCAAAAAAAATATGATATAGTAATGAAATTCCCATTACTCACCCATTTGAATGAAAAGTTAAAACTTCGCCAAAAGATTATCAAACAACCTTATTACAAGTTGTTGGTTATACAAATAATGATACTACAACCAATAATATTTATATGGATAGTAAAACTCTTCGGAGTTTATTAGGGATTGACCGAATTCCAGATCAAGTTGATAAAAAAGTTTTTGGCCAAAATCGCTTGATTTCCAAACGGAAAGAAGGCTTTCAACCTGAACATTATTTAACAATTTATTCAAAAAATGGTTTAAAACCAGAAAATTATATTTACTTTACCCCAACCTCAGCTAAAGATCAAAATGAGGCTGTAATATATGCAACGGCAATTTTAAATAATGCAAATAGTTTAATGCCCCTTGATTTATTACAAACATCTTTAGAAAATGTTTTTAAAAATGCTACTTTATTAATTCAAATTACAGCTATTTTTACTTTTATTATTGTGGCCTTTATTTTAATGGTTTTAGTTAATATTGTAGTTGAGGAAAATAAAGGAATTATGGCAACCTTAAAAGCAATGGGCTATAGTAACTTTAAAATTATGAATTATGTTTTATCATGATATATAATTGCTTTTGTGATTGGTTTAGGGTTACCATTCTTAATTTCCTTCTATGCTTGGCAATTATTAACTAGTTTTATTTTTTCTTTAACGGGTTTATTATTTGAATTAGTCTTTTCATGGCAAAGTATTGTGATAGTTATTCTAGCGTTATTTGTTCTGACAAGTGCAATTACAATGATTGTTTTAATTCGTTTACGTCGTGAACGGTTAATTGATTTGACAAAATAA
- a CDS encoding PQQ-binding-like beta-propeller repeat protein: protein MKNKMQVFYDNMCTSCQQKFKKVVSAVKKNILKDLDDLELFKCNIDKNHDIDEDNGVIPVAFIFCKHDSYAFFWKEDLYNGDGSPKLNMVNNVITLSQATIERIKEKSTNQQQLAVIKKEKTELIASKLINENSNSLKNHFGRQMLIMNRQHLLHMSKIKKLILSLGLGFILIIGVVAGTLGWYFTRIENKIAGSQSSDPNWRIDLAEVLTKRNLGPIPDNREETILNAAVAQNNNLKKDDLYLKNIKASKASVFVKSSSNIYLHNSSVEVNYLPELITLATDVKKVNFPKTVTSGTSEELLDIVKGSIENADLVTSNVKIENFNKIGDDVLQVDLTVIENSKIYLNSDVLKLYFSQSNRKLLSEVLTDVNLEDILNKKEDTIINKIGEKNPEVNLKAIEVEKGTILNSSAFIQVSTKYNEDYILDTDPIQVNYRVFNKDIGTVISSIPTTDSTEFNDATSGNGILYLDSIKKILVGTNTGLYLLNSDGTFKSKINDEMGDDNSIKAIGKLNDNTILVSTGRQTVWHLHSDGSVINQEKIQNSYTITSFLQLEDGTILAGGYNGAIYQLNKDGKVIATVQENLGVVISSLVKLSNNTILAGGWKNSIGGRIFQLTMAGKIIKKVGDFKNGIYSIIELKDETILATSMQTNYQLNDDGTVKEQVEAFRKSAFGTVQLPNGDFFMLSVEASVYKLRTE from the coding sequence ATGAAAAATAAAATGCAAGTATTTTACGACAATATGTGTACTAGTTGCCAACAAAAGTTTAAAAAAGTTGTTAGTGCTGTTAAGAAAAACATTTTAAAAGATTTAGATGATTTAGAATTATTTAAATGTAATATTGATAAAAACCACGATATTGATGAAGACAATGGGGTTATTCCTGTAGCTTTTATTTTCTGTAAACATGATTCTTATGCTTTCTTTTGAAAAGAGGATTTATATAATGGTGATGGATCACCCAAGTTAAATATGGTAAATAATGTAATCACATTATCACAAGCAACAATTGAGAGAATTAAAGAAAAATCAACAAATCAACAACAATTAGCTGTCATTAAAAAAGAGAAAACAGAATTAATTGCTTCAAAACTTATTAATGAAAATAGTAATTCCTTAAAAAATCATTTTGGTCGACAAATGTTAATTATGAATCGTCAACATCTTTTACATATGTCAAAGATTAAAAAACTAATTTTAAGCTTAGGTTTAGGTTTTATTTTAATTATCGGAGTAGTTGCTGGAACCTTAGGATGATATTTTACACGAATTGAAAATAAAATTGCTGGCTCACAATCATCAGATCCAAATTGACGTATTGATTTAGCAGAAGTATTAACAAAGCGTAATTTAGGACCGATTCCTGATAATAGAGAAGAGACTATTTTAAATGCTGCAGTGGCCCAAAATAATAATTTGAAAAAAGATGATCTTTATCTTAAAAATATTAAAGCTAGTAAAGCTAGTGTTTTTGTAAAATCATCAAGTAATATTTATTTGCATAATTCTTCGGTTGAAGTAAATTACTTACCAGAGTTAATAACATTAGCAACTGATGTTAAAAAAGTAAATTTTCCAAAAACTGTCACTAGCGGGACGTCAGAGGAACTATTAGATATAGTTAAAGGGTCTATTGAAAATGCTGATTTGGTTACAAGTAATGTTAAAATAGAAAATTTTAATAAGATTGGTGATGATGTCTTGCAAGTTGACTTAACTGTCATTGAAAATAGTAAAATTTATTTAAATAGTGATGTTTTAAAATTATATTTTAGTCAAAGTAATCGTAAATTATTATCAGAAGTTTTAACTGACGTTAATCTTGAGGATATTTTAAATAAAAAAGAAGATACAATCATAAATAAAATTGGGGAAAAGAATCCGGAAGTAAATCTAAAAGCAATTGAAGTTGAAAAGGGAACAATTCTTAATTCTTCTGCTTTTATTCAAGTATCGACAAAATATAATGAAGATTACATTTTAGATACTGACCCAATTCAAGTTAATTATCGTGTATTTAATAAAGATATTGGTACTGTAATTAGTTCAATACCAACTACTGATTCAACTGAGTTTAATGATGCTACAAGTGGTAATGGAATATTATATTTAGATAGTATCAAAAAAATATTAGTTGGAACAAATACTGGTTTATATTTACTTAATTCAGATGGAACATTTAAATCAAAAATTAATGATGAGATGGGCGACGACAATTCGATTAAAGCAATTGGTAAATTAAATGATAACACTATTTTAGTATCAACTGGGAGACAGACTGTATGACATTTGCATTCTGATGGTTCAGTTATTAATCAAGAAAAAATTCAGAACTCTTATACCATTACTTCTTTTTTACAATTAGAAGATGGAACCATTTTGGCTGGAGGATATAATGGGGCAATCTATCAATTAAATAAAGATGGCAAAGTAATTGCAACAGTTCAGGAAAATCTTGGCGTGGTAATTTCATCACTAGTAAAATTATCAAATAATACTATTTTGGCTGGAGGATGAAAGAATTCTATTGGAGGAAGAATTTTTCAACTAACAATGGCAGGTAAGATTATTAAAAAGGTTGGTGATTTTAAAAATGGCATTTATTCTATAATAGAATTGAAGGATGAAACGATTTTGGCAACAAGCATGCAAACAAATTATCAACTAAATGATGATGGTACTGTTAAAGAACAAGTTGAGGCTTTTCGCAAATCCGCTTTTGGAACAGTTCAACTTCCAAATGGAGATTTCTTTATGTTATCTGTTGAAGCTTCAGTTTATAAATTAAGAACTGAATAA